The following are encoded in a window of Bordetella genomosp. 10 genomic DNA:
- a CDS encoding HpcH/HpaI aldolase family protein, giving the protein MKQNPLYQIWKQGKPVFGTWATMVHHPRFMKLLAVTGLDFVLIEMEHSDFSISQVATMCLVAREAGLVPIVRPAGSDSHDYTRPLDAGAMGLLLPNIETPEQLEQILGYTKYGPRGQRILNMRGPHTDYVKLSSPLEQVAELNAQTATIAMMETQVGLDNLDRICAVPGLDAIMIGPDDLTQDLGVPGDMQHPRYQEAVEHVIATCTRHAVPWGFSCQDLAAAERWIARGIGWMPFSNDVNSLFNTFSQAASGLKRLADRQEQAS; this is encoded by the coding sequence GTGAAGCAGAATCCGCTGTATCAAATATGGAAGCAGGGCAAGCCGGTATTCGGGACATGGGCGACCATGGTGCACCACCCCCGGTTCATGAAGCTGCTGGCCGTGACGGGCCTGGACTTCGTGCTGATCGAGATGGAGCACAGCGACTTCTCCATCAGCCAGGTGGCCACCATGTGCCTGGTGGCGCGCGAGGCCGGCCTGGTGCCCATCGTCCGTCCCGCGGGATCGGACTCCCACGATTACACGCGCCCGCTGGACGCCGGCGCCATGGGACTGCTGCTGCCGAATATCGAAACGCCCGAGCAGTTGGAACAGATCCTGGGCTACACCAAGTACGGTCCGCGCGGCCAGCGCATCCTGAATATGCGCGGCCCGCATACGGATTACGTGAAGCTGTCGTCGCCCCTGGAACAGGTCGCCGAACTGAATGCCCAGACCGCGACCATCGCCATGATGGAGACCCAGGTGGGACTGGACAACCTGGACAGGATCTGCGCGGTTCCCGGCCTGGACGCCATCATGATCGGGCCCGACGACCTGACCCAGGACCTGGGCGTCCCCGGCGACATGCAGCACCCCCGCTACCAGGAGGCGGTCGAGCACGTGATCGCGACGTGCACCAGGCACGCCGTTCCCTGGGGCTTCAGTTGCCAGGACCTGGCGGCCGCGGAGCGCTGGATCGCGCGCGGCATCGGCTGGATGCCGTTCAGCAACGACGTGAACAGTCTTTTCAACACTTTCAGCCAGGCGGCTTCCGGCCTGAAGCGCCTCGCCGACCGACAGGAGCAGGCATCGTGA
- a CDS encoding maleate cis-trans isomerase family protein, with translation MKTTARYRPYGWRAKIGLIVPSTNTINEPEFYRMAPEGVTIHTGRAINSGPATQENYDRMARGVMEAADLIKTAEVDVVAYGCTSGSIVCSLDELCDGMGERVGAPAIATAGAVVAALRAFGVKRVAVGTPYIEYVNDREREFLEQYGFEVVSIQGLDLGHTQEERRDIGRVPPQVAYQLARDIDRPEADAIFLSCTNLATIDMIQRIEDELGKPVITSNQATMWACLRLLGLSNAVQGYGKLLSEKLDPITRKNYMLG, from the coding sequence ATGAAGACCACCGCGCGCTATCGGCCCTACGGCTGGCGGGCGAAGATAGGGCTGATCGTCCCCTCGACGAATACGATCAACGAGCCCGAGTTCTATCGGATGGCCCCGGAGGGGGTCACCATACACACCGGCCGCGCCATCAACAGCGGCCCCGCCACGCAGGAGAACTACGACCGCATGGCGCGCGGCGTGATGGAGGCCGCGGACCTGATCAAGACGGCCGAAGTCGACGTCGTCGCCTACGGCTGCACCTCCGGCTCCATCGTCTGCTCCCTGGACGAACTGTGCGACGGCATGGGCGAGCGGGTGGGCGCGCCCGCCATCGCCACGGCGGGGGCGGTGGTGGCCGCGTTGCGGGCGTTCGGCGTGAAGCGGGTGGCGGTGGGCACCCCCTACATCGAATACGTCAATGACCGCGAGCGCGAGTTTCTCGAACAGTATGGCTTCGAGGTGGTGTCCATCCAGGGCCTGGACCTGGGACACACCCAGGAGGAGCGGCGCGACATCGGCCGCGTGCCGCCGCAAGTGGCGTATCAGTTGGCGCGCGACATCGACCGCCCGGAAGCTGACGCGATTTTCCTGTCGTGCACCAACCTGGCCACGATAGACATGATCCAGCGCATCGAGGACGAACTGGGCAAGCCGGTGATCACCAGCAACCAGGCGACGATGTGGGCGTGCCTGCGGCTGCTCGGGCTTTCCAACGCGGTGCAGGGCTACGGCAAGCTGCTGTCCGAAAAGCTGGATCCCATCACCCGCAAGAACTACATGCTCGGGTGA
- a CDS encoding Zn-dependent hydrolase, with the protein MSPDPDMKLAARLFDALRAATTDGVGVTRDAYGRGEQIAHDMVAESARLHGLETRVDGSGNLYLTLPGRDRAGPARMTGSHLDSVPVGGNFDGAAGVIAGLAVLAGWRAGGYVPDVDVTVMGIRAEESTWFPYSYLGSKAAFGVVENTVLDLKRSDTGLTLRRHLAGLGLDPEGYGAPALSAAGIERFVELHIEQGPHLVDAGVPVGIVTGIRGSFRYRDMRWLGKYAHSGAVGRDKRSDAVRAAALWMSEIDTAWEMLDEMGKDLVVTVGKVATNPAQHAFSKVAGELDCCIDVRSISREVLDRYDEILHDRAENVAHRTSTRVAFGARTGSEPAVMDAGLVDGLDACARRRGIPALRMPSGAGHDAAVFANQGVKTAMIFLRNENGSHNPDEAMDLGDFALGARLLADILADDAPRRKSIGEK; encoded by the coding sequence ATGAGTCCCGATCCGGACATGAAACTGGCGGCGCGGCTGTTCGACGCCTTGCGCGCGGCGACCACCGACGGCGTGGGCGTCACGCGCGACGCCTACGGCCGGGGCGAGCAGATCGCCCACGACATGGTCGCCGAAAGCGCCCGCCTGCACGGCCTGGAAACGCGCGTGGACGGCAGCGGAAATCTCTACCTGACATTGCCGGGCCGGGATCGCGCCGGGCCGGCGCGCATGACGGGCTCGCACCTGGACTCCGTGCCGGTCGGCGGCAACTTCGACGGCGCGGCGGGCGTGATCGCCGGACTGGCCGTGCTGGCCGGCTGGCGGGCCGGCGGCTACGTCCCGGATGTCGACGTGACCGTCATGGGCATCCGCGCCGAGGAAAGCACCTGGTTTCCCTATTCCTACCTCGGCAGCAAGGCGGCGTTCGGCGTGGTCGAAAATACCGTCCTGGATCTCAAGCGATCGGACACGGGGCTGACGCTGCGCCGGCACCTGGCCGGGCTGGGCCTGGACCCTGAAGGCTACGGCGCGCCGGCGCTGTCGGCCGCCGGCATCGAGCGCTTCGTGGAGCTGCACATTGAGCAGGGCCCCCATCTCGTCGACGCCGGCGTGCCGGTCGGCATCGTGACGGGAATACGCGGCAGTTTCAGATATCGGGACATGCGCTGGCTGGGCAAGTACGCGCATTCGGGCGCCGTGGGACGCGACAAGCGCAGCGACGCCGTCCGCGCCGCGGCGCTCTGGATGAGCGAGATCGATACCGCCTGGGAAATGCTGGACGAGATGGGCAAGGACCTGGTGGTGACGGTGGGGAAGGTGGCGACCAATCCGGCGCAACATGCCTTCAGCAAGGTGGCGGGCGAGTTGGATTGCTGCATCGACGTCAGGAGCATCAGCCGGGAAGTGCTGGACCGCTACGACGAGATCCTGCACGACCGCGCGGAAAACGTGGCGCACAGGACGTCGACCCGGGTGGCGTTCGGCGCGCGGACCGGCTCCGAGCCCGCCGTGATGGATGCCGGGCTGGTCGACGGCCTGGACGCCTGCGCGCGGCGGCGGGGCATTCCGGCGCTGCGGATGCCCAGCGGCGCGGGCCATGACGCGGCGGTGTTCGCCAACCAGGGCGTGAAGACGGCAATGATATTCTTGCGCAACGAAAACGGATCCCACAATCCGGACGAGGCCATGGACCTGGGCGATTTCGCGCTGGGCGCGCGCCTGCTCGCGGATATCCTGGCGGATGACGCGCCGCGGCGAAAAAGTATCGGAGAGAAATAA
- a CDS encoding hydroxyacid dehydrogenase — protein sequence MKCLVVQPIHKDGVDLLREAGIEAVMPASAAMDDVGRAIADCDAAITRNAGLSGDAIKLGGRLRVIGSHGAGTNMIAIPVATAAGIAVVNTPGANARSVAELVISMALALVKRTAYLDAAVRGGNWDARYGAGLRELSGMTLGIVGLGQIGRAVARIAQAGFGMKVYVHSPSVPAADILSAGCEPVDGLAALARRVDILTLHRPANTGATPLVDGAMLASMKQGAILINTARADLVDERALAEHLRSGHLGGAGVDVFSKEPPPADHPLLGLPQVVLAPHAGGSTEEALQRTAVAVADQVIKVLRGTRPEHLVNADVWERRRAAP from the coding sequence ATGAAGTGTCTGGTCGTTCAACCCATCCACAAGGATGGCGTGGATCTTCTGCGCGAGGCCGGCATCGAGGCCGTCATGCCGGCGTCCGCCGCGATGGACGATGTGGGACGGGCCATCGCGGATTGCGACGCCGCGATCACCCGCAATGCGGGACTCAGCGGCGACGCGATAAAGCTGGGCGGCCGGCTGCGCGTGATCGGCAGCCATGGGGCGGGGACCAATATGATCGCCATCCCGGTGGCGACGGCGGCGGGGATCGCGGTCGTGAATACCCCGGGCGCCAACGCCCGGTCGGTTGCCGAGCTGGTGATCTCGATGGCCCTGGCGCTGGTGAAACGGACGGCTTATCTCGACGCCGCCGTGCGTGGCGGGAACTGGGATGCCCGCTATGGCGCCGGCTTGCGGGAACTGTCGGGGATGACGCTGGGCATCGTCGGCCTCGGCCAGATCGGCCGCGCGGTCGCGCGGATCGCGCAGGCGGGGTTCGGCATGAAGGTCTACGTCCATTCGCCCTCGGTGCCCGCGGCGGATATCCTGTCCGCCGGCTGCGAGCCGGTCGACGGCCTGGCGGCGCTGGCGCGGCGCGTGGACATCCTGACGCTGCACCGGCCCGCGAATACCGGCGCCACGCCCCTGGTGGACGGGGCGATGCTGGCCTCGATGAAGCAGGGGGCGATCCTGATCAACACCGCGCGCGCGGATCTGGTCGACGAACGGGCGCTGGCGGAGCATCTGCGCTCCGGTCATCTGGGCGGGGCGGGCGTCGACGTGTTCTCGAAAGAGCCGCCTCCCGCCGATCATCCCCTGCTCGGCCTGCCTCAGGTGGTGCTCGCGCCCCATGCCGGCGGCAGCACGGAAGAGGCGCTGCAACGCACCGCCGTGGCCGTGGCGGACCAGGTGATCAAGGTCCTGCGCGGGACCCGGCCCGAACATCTGGTCAATGCGGATGTCTGGGAGCGGCGGCGCGCCGCGCCGTAG
- the murJ gene encoding murein biosynthesis integral membrane protein MurJ: protein MPRVNSGRHAILVAAGILCSRLMGLVRQRVFSHYFGLSDIADAFSSALRVPNFLQNLFGEGVLSASFIPVYARLQAQGKEEEANRVAGALAAILALAISVIVLIGILATPWLIWAVAPGYAGEKRELTILLVRILFPGVGLLVGSAWCLGILNSHRKFFLSYAAPVIWNLSMIAAMVAFRHAELPMLAVWLAWGATLGSLLQFAIQVPPVLRLTGRLPLRPDGSNANVREVIRNFGSVALSRGIVQISAYVDQAISTLLGPGAMAAMTTAASINMLPISLFGMAISASELPAMARTMGDRVSADATAALRGRLNLGMRRIAFFVVPSAMAFFVLGDVITAALYQSGRFTRDDAVFVWAILAGSGIGLLASTLGRLYSSTYYALLDPRTPLRYAMVRLALTTALGLLCALVLPPLLGIAPRWGTVGLTASAGLAGWVELFLLRRTLNRRIGATGLPRALTFTLWTAAALAAAAAYAVKIALGWQAPIALAVVVLAVYGGLYFLLTYLGKVDECRAFLGGVARRLKR, encoded by the coding sequence ATGCCTCGGGTCAATAGTGGCCGCCATGCCATCCTGGTCGCCGCCGGCATTCTCTGCAGCCGGTTGATGGGATTGGTCCGGCAGCGGGTCTTTTCGCATTATTTCGGGCTTTCGGACATCGCCGACGCGTTCAGCTCGGCGCTGCGCGTGCCCAACTTTCTCCAGAACCTCTTCGGCGAGGGCGTGCTTTCCGCGTCCTTCATCCCCGTGTACGCGCGCTTGCAGGCCCAGGGCAAGGAGGAGGAAGCGAACCGCGTCGCGGGCGCCCTCGCCGCCATCCTGGCGCTGGCCATCTCGGTCATCGTGCTTATCGGCATCCTCGCCACGCCATGGCTCATCTGGGCCGTCGCCCCAGGCTACGCCGGCGAGAAGCGCGAACTCACCATTCTTCTCGTCCGCATCCTGTTTCCCGGCGTGGGCCTGCTGGTGGGCTCGGCCTGGTGCCTGGGCATCCTCAACAGCCACCGCAAGTTCTTCCTGTCCTACGCGGCCCCCGTGATCTGGAATCTTTCCATGATCGCCGCCATGGTGGCGTTCAGGCATGCCGAACTTCCCATGCTGGCCGTGTGGCTGGCCTGGGGCGCGACGCTGGGCTCGCTGCTGCAGTTCGCCATCCAGGTGCCGCCGGTCCTGCGCCTCACGGGCAGGCTGCCCCTGCGGCCGGACGGGTCCAACGCCAACGTGCGCGAAGTCATACGCAATTTCGGCTCGGTCGCCCTCAGCCGCGGCATCGTGCAGATCAGCGCCTACGTGGACCAGGCCATCTCCACCCTGCTCGGGCCGGGCGCGATGGCGGCCATGACCACCGCGGCATCGATCAATATGCTGCCCATCAGCCTGTTCGGCATGGCCATCTCGGCGTCCGAGCTGCCGGCGATGGCGCGCACCATGGGCGACCGCGTCAGCGCGGACGCGACCGCCGCGTTGCGCGGCCGCCTGAACCTGGGCATGCGCCGCATCGCGTTTTTCGTGGTGCCCTCCGCCATGGCGTTTTTCGTCCTGGGCGACGTCATCACCGCGGCGCTCTACCAATCGGGCCGCTTCACCCGCGACGACGCGGTGTTCGTCTGGGCGATCCTCGCCGGCTCGGGCATCGGCCTGCTGGCCTCGACGCTGGGCCGGCTGTATTCGTCGACCTACTACGCCTTGCTCGACCCGCGCACGCCCCTGCGCTACGCCATGGTGCGCCTGGCGCTCACCACCGCGCTGGGCCTGCTGTGCGCGCTCGTCCTGCCGCCGCTGCTGGGCATCGCGCCGCGGTGGGGCACGGTCGGCCTCACGGCGTCCGCCGGCCTCGCCGGCTGGGTCGAATTGTTCCTGCTGCGCCGCACCCTGAACCGCCGCATCGGCGCCACGGGATTGCCGCGCGCGCTGACCTTCACGCTATGGACCGCCGCCGCGCTCGCGGCCGCCGCGGCCTACGCGGTGAAGATCGCGCTCGGATGGCAGGCGCCGATCGCCCTGGCCGTCGTCGTGCTCGCGGTCTATGGCGGCCTCTACTTTCTATTGACCTACCTGGGCAAGGTGGACGAATGCCGCGCCTTCCTGGGCGGCGTGGCGCGTCGGCTGAAGCGATGA
- the gcvA gene encoding transcriptional regulator GcvA: MNPQLPPLNPLRVFESVARHLSFTEAARELHITQGAVSHQIKALEAWLGFALLDRAGRRLSLTRGGETYAASLTQAFGQITSATRELVTTGAKQVLTIRGHTTLFVRWLIPLVPAFQAAHPDINVRLSSAVEGVDFTRENADMGIVYGDGPWEGLRNDLLFSDALTPVLAPELARRLPSPCTTEALLALPLLHSNRRPQHWPDWIRLAGAHRGVAAGDMYYEDLSIIYQCATEGLGVALGQLRYLEKDLAQGRLVAPHPLVLRRPRGYHLVCPAARADEPKIACFRAWLTARARGTGAAC; this comes from the coding sequence ATGAATCCGCAACTGCCTCCGCTCAACCCGCTGCGCGTCTTCGAAAGCGTCGCGCGCCACCTGAGCTTCACGGAAGCCGCGCGGGAGCTGCACATCACGCAAGGCGCCGTCAGCCACCAGATCAAGGCCCTGGAGGCCTGGCTGGGGTTCGCGCTGCTGGACCGCGCCGGCCGCCGCCTCAGCCTGACGCGCGGCGGCGAAACCTATGCGGCGTCCCTGACGCAGGCCTTCGGCCAGATCACCAGCGCCACGCGCGAACTGGTCACCACGGGCGCCAAGCAGGTGCTCACCATCCGCGGCCACACCACCCTGTTCGTGCGCTGGCTGATTCCCCTGGTGCCGGCTTTCCAGGCCGCCCATCCCGACATCAACGTGCGCCTGAGCAGCGCCGTCGAAGGCGTGGACTTCACGCGCGAGAACGCGGACATGGGCATCGTCTACGGCGACGGCCCCTGGGAGGGATTGCGCAACGACTTGCTGTTCAGCGACGCGCTGACGCCGGTCCTGGCGCCCGAGCTGGCGCGACGCCTGCCCAGCCCCTGCACCACCGAGGCGCTGCTCGCCCTGCCGCTGCTGCACTCCAACCGGCGCCCGCAGCACTGGCCGGACTGGATCCGGCTGGCCGGCGCGCACCGCGGCGTGGCGGCCGGCGACATGTACTACGAAGACCTGAGCATCATCTACCAATGCGCCACCGAAGGGCTGGGCGTCGCCCTGGGCCAGTTGCGCTACCTGGAAAAAGACCTGGCGCAAGGCAGGCTGGTGGCGCCCCATCCCCTGGTCTTGCGGCGCCCGCGCGGCTACCACCTGGTGTGCCCCGCCGCCCGCGCCGACGAGCCCAAGATCGCCTGCTTCCGCGCGTGGCTGACGGCGCGGGCGCGGGGCACCGGCGCGGCTTGCTAG
- a CDS encoding class II aldolase/adducin family protein encodes MNTPYGTDFPSLREQVAPEEWEARRNLAACYRLMDRYGMTDMIYNHITAQIPGKAGSLLINLYGLLYKEITASNLVEIDLDGNVLRKPDTDYGINRSGYVIHGCIHRARPDVHCVIHTHTRAGMAVSAMRSGLLPITQTASRFHGHIAYHGFEGPAIDLSEQERLVRDLGSHNAMILRNHGLLVCGASIAQAFNLMYQLEMSCRAQVDAMAGGLENVAVPGNEVLERAAHLYQPGTRRPYGELEWHAMLRLLDAEPGGYPSYAA; translated from the coding sequence ATGAACACCCCATATGGCACCGACTTTCCGTCGCTGCGTGAGCAGGTCGCGCCCGAAGAATGGGAGGCACGCCGCAACCTGGCGGCCTGCTACCGGCTGATGGATCGCTACGGCATGACCGACATGATCTACAACCACATCACCGCGCAGATTCCCGGCAAGGCGGGCAGCCTGCTGATCAATCTCTACGGCTTGCTGTACAAGGAGATCACGGCGTCCAACCTGGTCGAGATCGACCTGGACGGCAACGTGCTGCGCAAGCCGGACACGGACTACGGCATCAATCGTTCCGGCTACGTCATCCACGGCTGCATTCATCGCGCGCGGCCGGACGTGCACTGCGTCATCCATACGCATACGCGCGCCGGCATGGCGGTGTCGGCCATGCGCAGCGGCTTGCTGCCGATCACGCAGACCGCGTCGCGCTTCCACGGGCATATCGCGTATCACGGGTTCGAGGGTCCGGCCATCGACCTGTCCGAACAGGAAAGGCTGGTCCGCGATCTCGGCTCGCACAATGCCATGATCCTGCGCAACCACGGCTTGTTGGTATGCGGCGCGTCCATCGCGCAGGCGTTCAACCTGATGTACCAACTGGAGATGTCCTGTCGCGCCCAGGTCGACGCCATGGCCGGCGGCCTGGAGAACGTCGCGGTGCCCGGCAACGAGGTGCTGGAGCGCGCCGCGCACCTGTACCAGCCGGGCACGCGCCGTCCCTACGGCGAACTCGAATGGCACGCGATGCTGCGCCTGCTCGACGCCGAGCCCGGCGGCTATCCGTCCTACGCCGCCTGA
- a CDS encoding amidohydrolase family protein: MNATTAAPRYAGACDCHVHVFDDGTHYPWAADRTYTPAAATLDELLALHARIGVDRMVIVQPSAYGADNRCTLNALARLGEAGRAVAVIDESTSDGELRAMHAAGVRGVRVNLETAGQHDPGQAHERLFWAARRVASLGWHVQTFTNLATLSALGRSLAILPTTLVVDHFGRAQAALGTAQPGFDMLCEALASGRVYVKLSAPYRVSQVEDYADATALARALIAANPDRVLWGSDWPHPGSAAGKPRPIDQITPFRAEDDARAMARCLEWAETPGQARKLLVDNPARLYEF; encoded by the coding sequence ATGAATGCAACGACGGCGGCGCCGCGCTATGCGGGCGCCTGCGATTGCCACGTCCACGTTTTCGACGACGGGACGCATTATCCCTGGGCCGCGGACCGGACCTACACGCCGGCGGCGGCCACGCTGGACGAATTGCTGGCGCTGCACGCGCGTATCGGCGTGGACCGCATGGTGATCGTGCAGCCCAGCGCGTACGGCGCGGACAACCGCTGCACGCTGAATGCGCTGGCGCGACTGGGCGAGGCGGGGCGCGCGGTGGCGGTGATCGACGAATCGACTTCCGACGGCGAACTGCGCGCGATGCACGCGGCGGGCGTGCGCGGCGTGCGCGTGAACCTGGAGACGGCCGGCCAGCACGATCCCGGGCAGGCGCATGAACGCCTGTTCTGGGCCGCGCGGCGGGTGGCGAGCCTGGGCTGGCACGTGCAGACCTTCACGAACCTGGCGACGCTGTCGGCGCTGGGGCGATCCCTGGCTATCTTGCCCACGACGCTGGTGGTCGATCATTTCGGGCGTGCGCAGGCGGCGCTGGGGACGGCGCAGCCGGGCTTCGACATGTTGTGCGAGGCGCTGGCGAGCGGCCGGGTCTACGTCAAGCTGTCCGCGCCATACCGCGTTTCCCAGGTGGAGGACTACGCGGATGCGACGGCGCTGGCGCGCGCGCTGATCGCCGCCAACCCGGATCGCGTGCTGTGGGGATCGGACTGGCCACACCCGGGTTCGGCGGCGGGCAAGCCGCGGCCGATCGACCAGATCACCCCGTTTCGCGCCGAAGACGATGCGCGGGCCATGGCGCGCTGCCTGGAATGGGCTGAAACGCCCGGACAGGCGCGCAAGCTGCTGGTCGACAATCCGGCGCGGCTGTACGAGTTTTGA
- a CDS encoding Bug family tripartite tricarboxylate transporter substrate binding protein, which translates to MNKFPRGLAAFSGALAIAASCLSPSAQAAGDFPDKPIRIIVPVAAGGTVDLVARLVAKGLSEDLRQSVIVENKPGASGLLGTREVARAAPDGYTLLAVANTFVSAPQFVPDAGYDPIADFAPVTQTCQIPMVLVAHPSVPQRTVKALIERARAHPGEISFASSGVGSTGYIAAELFSKQAGVKMLSVSYKGNSQALTDLVGGQVMIMFDQVSTSGVYVKAGKLNALGVTTATRSKLLPDVPTIAEAGLPGYEDDTFNAILAPAGTPPAIVAKLHNAIAAVLRRPETAAVLVKQGIEVKPSASPEEFGAVLKRAVEKYRAIDQETAPSRS; encoded by the coding sequence ATGAACAAGTTTCCGCGCGGCCTGGCCGCGTTTTCCGGCGCGCTCGCCATCGCGGCGAGCTGTCTGTCGCCGTCGGCGCAGGCCGCCGGCGATTTCCCCGATAAACCCATACGCATCATCGTTCCCGTCGCGGCGGGCGGCACCGTCGACCTGGTCGCGCGCCTGGTGGCGAAGGGCTTGTCCGAGGACCTGCGCCAATCCGTGATCGTGGAGAATAAGCCCGGCGCCAGCGGCCTGCTCGGCACCCGCGAGGTGGCGCGCGCCGCGCCCGACGGCTACACGCTGCTGGCGGTCGCCAATACCTTCGTCTCGGCGCCGCAATTCGTGCCCGATGCGGGCTACGACCCGATCGCCGATTTCGCGCCCGTCACGCAGACCTGCCAGATCCCCATGGTGCTGGTGGCGCACCCCTCCGTGCCGCAGCGCACGGTCAAGGCGCTGATCGAGCGGGCGCGCGCCCATCCCGGCGAGATCTCGTTCGCGTCGTCGGGCGTGGGATCGACGGGCTATATCGCGGCCGAGCTTTTCAGCAAGCAAGCCGGCGTCAAGATGCTGAGCGTGTCCTACAAGGGCAACTCGCAAGCGCTGACGGACCTGGTCGGCGGCCAGGTCATGATCATGTTCGACCAGGTGAGCACGTCGGGCGTCTACGTCAAGGCGGGCAAGCTCAACGCCTTGGGCGTGACGACCGCGACGCGCTCGAAGCTGCTGCCGGATGTGCCGACCATCGCCGAGGCGGGCCTGCCGGGCTACGAGGACGACACCTTCAACGCCATCCTGGCGCCGGCCGGCACGCCCCCGGCGATCGTCGCCAAGCTGCACAACGCCATCGCCGCGGTCCTGCGCCGACCCGAGACCGCCGCGGTGCTGGTCAAGCAGGGAATCGAAGTGAAACCCAGCGCCAGCCCCGAGGAATTCGGCGCCGTGCTCAAGCGTGCGGTGGAAAAGTACCGCGCGATCGACCAGGAAACCGCGCCGTCACGGTCGTAG
- a CDS encoding polysaccharide deacetylase family protein: protein MTIFLSFDDGPGPSSPALLDVLEAGACRAMFFLLGANLERYPETAVRMAREGHVLGNHTYAHARPGAQTEAALIDGIKKTDALIRHACHEAGVAAPAVIPLRLPYGLVPADPRVHALERVGRLHTDWTLILDDWQRPAPPAEVLFETMRAHLEEQRARGARALICLHDSSRHGEARPATVEAVRMLLDAVPGGGLFDK from the coding sequence ATGACGATATTCCTGAGTTTCGATGACGGTCCCGGGCCTTCGTCGCCGGCGCTGCTGGATGTGCTGGAGGCGGGGGCGTGCAGGGCGATGTTCTTCCTGCTCGGCGCCAACCTGGAGCGTTACCCGGAGACGGCGGTGCGCATGGCCAGGGAAGGGCATGTGCTGGGCAATCATACCTACGCGCACGCGCGGCCCGGCGCGCAGACGGAAGCGGCGTTGATCGACGGGATCAAGAAGACCGATGCGTTGATCCGTCATGCCTGTCACGAGGCGGGCGTGGCGGCGCCGGCCGTGATTCCGCTGCGCCTGCCCTATGGCCTCGTGCCGGCGGATCCGCGCGTGCACGCGCTGGAGCGGGTGGGACGCCTGCATACGGACTGGACCTTGATCCTGGACGACTGGCAACGGCCCGCGCCCCCGGCCGAGGTCTTGTTTGAAACCATGCGCGCGCACCTGGAAGAGCAGCGGGCGCGCGGCGCGCGGGCGCTGATCTGCCTGCACGACAGTTCACGTCACGGCGAGGCGCGGCCGGCGACGGTGGAGGCGGTGCGCATGTTGCTGGACGCCGTGCCGGGCGGCGGGCTGTTCGACAAATGA